The Pieris rapae chromosome 8, ilPieRapa1.1, whole genome shotgun sequence genomic interval agttttttattcttcgggaaaaattcttaaaattttgacatttggACATGCTCCGTCCAAAAATTAGTAAAAGTTCCAATTGGAAATTgggatattaataaaaccacaCATTATTGAAAACTTTATGGCTATTTAATTAACCTATACTAAAACGggatatttgtaaaaaatccaCAAAATCAGACACTGTCCCACTAATATtcgatgttattataattgttctgtaaaatatatttaagcttAATAATATCCACAGAGACGAAACTAAAAAGTAAGAGTGCTAATGAAAGACTTAAGAAATACACACAGGAATTTAATTTCACTCCCAGTCGATTAGGAGTTAATATCAATTAACTGCAGTATTTGACTTATCAAATGATTACGGAAGCagcaattatatttactatataacagtatttcttaacaaatgtaaataattccACAAAATTAGATACATACCTTTACTCCACTTTAATTCTTTTGCTCTCTTTCTGTCAATTCGATTTTACGCTatgataaaaagagacagatgagGTACTTGACGATTTAAAACGTTTATATTgagtaagataaaaaaaacattttttatttgctatatAAGACTCGAATTTCAATTCAACGTGATTTTTCTCTCTTTCTTTATGGGGAAGTAAGATAGTCTGCCACTGGACATGAAAGAGATAGTAATAGTGGAATTTGGTGGAAAGAGATAGgaatagtaaattattttatctacttttttttattaaaaatttcaatcatTGGcgttgaaatttaaaaaatatattttcacctTATCTATATTATCTCTGTGGATAATCTCATTGTAATTTTGagaatttctaataaaaattccaACATTAAGTACAATGGGCGTTCCcttgacaattttaatagaatttcgTGCAAATATAAACATGCACATAACAATTACAggtataaaacttaaaaatacaatcaaatGTACTTTAAGATAATTCTTgagtaaaaaatactaatttaacaTAGAAATCATGTTACAAAGAATTCCATATTAGAATGAAATTCAAACGATGACGTCACCAAGGGCCTTAGCCAAACATTCTTGCAACAGGCGCGACGAACGCCAATCGAATTAGTATGGGATTGATCACGTGACCAAATGCCTGCATCCTGATTTCCGATCACGCCTGTCGCAAACTATTGTTGGCTAAGACTCCTGACAActattgaatttggaatttcgTTTGCATCGGAAGTGACGTCACAGGTTGAGTTTCTAAGACTTGGCGTCCGGtttctatattcaaatactattttaacttgcgattattgaaataaaagcgcatttttgtttatattattgcaaTTATAATTGGTATTTGAATATTCCGGACCTGAGTATGTCATTTCCAACCTCCTATTTATATAGCAGCAGTATTTATAACTAACacaactgtattttatttggataTCATTATCTGAAATCGTAGACATGTttcaatattgtattgtattaaaaccTTCATGTGACGTCactattaattcaaattagcAGCATAACTGCCgaacgtaaaaaaatgaaaatcaatAGTTCCGGAAATTCCGGTTAGATTTAAAAGCGCCTCCGCCGCTACTCGGTGACGAGTTCAGGAACAATTCTATATATCTGTGCTCCATGTTGTTTTTGTCTCGTCTCATTGCCtgtataagaaattaaatacattaatttcatcaaaCATATGTTAAACATTCTTAGTTATcttttaatctaataaattgtaaaatctagcttttaaaaatgagcgcattcaaatatatcaaactTGACTTGacataaaattgtttgaaagtCCTATGTGGTACCAGCTAcctattgaagtatttccgaaccaattggaCTTAGGGTACTTCAAGAATAGaacgtacaaattcttaaaaggccgataacgcactcgcgagctctctgttctataaaaaaagttaacatTGACGCTCCAGACGAGCTTTAGTGTCACTTTTGACAGCGCTCAAGGTTGTATATGACAAAAGCTCACCCTCATAGCGTCATCATGACATTCAAATTCCACATCAGCTTCGCCCGAAGGCCGCCCGCTGCTGTCGTAGAGTATCGTGATGTTGACCGGGCGGATTGGTTTGAAGAactaaaatcaataaacaaaaaggGTACAAACTTGGCACTATGGCAACATTATCTGGATTTTAGGGTAGGTTTACAGATTCAAGAAAGTTAAAAGTAACAAgttactatatttttgtataaacccGATTTCGATGTAATCTGTTCATCAAACAATTCACTACCGAGATGTTGATGCACGAACagtaatagattaaaaaaattggttggctgtaaagtcggtttactgacgttagttgaacgtgacaacgtcataagaaaatactgatgtttgatagatattttgtatgattaTAGTGCttaatggaaatcacaattgaattgatcaaattacatttatttatacgcaTATTGCAATTGTCAATTTATATATCAACCCGATTGTGCCCCTTTGTCGCACGTTCCGcactctcgcttgcacttcaagccttaaatggaacggctcagagcgaggtaacgccgcttgcataatgttttttcgtgcgtgccgccggctccatcgaattataagagcGCGGTCACACACACACGGTGTGGCAATACATTTTACTCCTCCCCGCCTCGCCTCCTTTGTATAGGAACTGCATAAAGCAGACATTTTGCCAGTTCAAcggacaattaaaaaatgtttattaatctaTGCAGTTCATTAATTGTCATACGTACATATGTGTGCCCTTTTTAGTTAGCCCGAGAGGTTAGTTGtctcaatataaaaatgataacttTAAACTTACATAAGCGATATCCTGAGGTGAGGCCTTAAAGGGTAAGCCTCGCATGTGCACGCAGTGGAGACCGCTGCTGCGCCTCAACCCCCCTCTGGCCGCACCATATCCACCACTACCACCTAAACATTAACGTCTATATATATTGTTCAGAGACAagaataatagtatatattatagagtTGTTAGTAGTATTTAGGATGGttcgaaatacataattttaatttaataatttttgactacgtcacatttatttgttatataaatgttgAGATTTACTCGTATTACGTTAGacacatttttgttttgatatatactttttgttaattatatttgataatagtTTCGTCCACTATATAGAATTTTATGAGTGTTTAGTGTGTTTTTTGAGAACTATTGCGAGGTAAGGTATTAGCATCAGTCAAACCACTGTGTGTTCccaaactaataaaatttctcCAAATCCTTGCGGATGACAATATCGTGTGCCTTTTTTCCGGGATGAAATTTAAGTAATCTTTAAGGCCCTTCGACCCTCGCGATAGTAGGTATctaaaggcttactataaagttattgattatctagttgataaaagggcctgggactaatgctgggcaggctgcctctaattaatttgatatatttgttttaaatattgtttgatgatttgcttttttaagagtaccgagagttttttacgccggctttttctctcggcctacaccctctgtctttgccgatgagtagggatgcctacaagtttgaattgtttgacgtggaataagtgatacctagaagatcttatgttccaaaataaacgtattttattttattgattatttaaaataacaatatttatcaataagaGAGGTTAaatgtaggtatattattCGGTAACAGTTCTATACCCATAGATTAGATAAAAACCTAACGCAAACGTAATGGTAGTATTTAATTCGTGTCAAGAGCGAGAGCAGTAGCCGGTGGGGTGTGGTGGGAGGGGGAGCACAGTCTAAGCAGGTGCCAAATTGATCTCTGTGTGTAGTACTATAGATCAACGCGAAtactattgattttttttttaaatcaacggATAAAAACGCGAAACGAAGAATTCTTGTTACGCCCTATTGCCTATTTCCCTACCCCTTATTCCCTCTCAATTTCTCACAGCATGAATACGTTGAAGACTGAAAATAAACTGACTATTTCTACCATAAACCTTACAATTGTGTAGCGAAAAGTACAGAAAAGCCGATATATAAGTATgttgtgtatataaaattgtgttatcTAACTCTTAACCCTCCCCCCCATACCACATACGAAGTACTTGAACGTCCACGTTATGTtgcaactaaaatatatttaaaatgtatacgtataaaataataatgagaaATTACCAACCTCTCCCAAAAGCCGTTCTGCCCCTCGAAGCAAACCGTCCACCAAATCGCTCGTTCCTATCGTACGGAGTCGGTCTGTACCCACGGCTGGAACGCATTCCGCTATCGATTCGCGCTGCGTATGCCCTCACTTCGTCGGGCGAACTCAGAAACACTTCTATGTACCTGAAATACCAAGTcttcattaatataaataagtcaaACTATAttcgtttatattaatttgttcgtccaaaaaaaaaaaataataattataaatttaagttttaaataaaactgtaaaaaaacagattgaataaaaaatgtttctagAATTCTGAAAAGGAAATCTGACGTCATCATATTTCATTTGTAAACACCGACACCATTTTCGTAGACCTCGTCGCCTATTAACATATCTCTATCCTTGTCTTGAATCTTCCCGCCGTTTCCCCCTCCGCTCCCCTCGCCCCTCGCACGCCCTCTGACAACTTAACATCCAATCATATGCAACCCACAAACGTaacttaagatttattattatgatcaTACCATGAGAAAAAAGTTACTGCATCTGTCATTCCACAATTGATGccaaaaatttgtataaaaatcatgTTGCATATGCTGTCAAGCAGCTGCCTATAGCTAATATTTTGACcatctattaaattttatatttgctaaGAAACccagaaattaataaatacatacttgtttgaaattatactatataaagattataggTCGGATTGGTATAtgtgatatataaaattatttattggtttttattttccaatatattatctaatagGATATACCTAGTGTATATACCTACGaagaaaatagatttttttaaaagcatgatcacaacaataaaataatgtatcatTAGCATTTCTGGAGTGCAATTATTAAGCCCTTATTTCACTAATTtcccaaatattatttaataaaacctctttattGTGGAATTTATGATTTATAGATGATAACAATGTATTGCtgtgaatgattttttatttaaaaccataAATCTTAAATCTCCAAAATGTAGAGGTCCCATACTTAACCCACTACaccaaattactttatttgtgGCATTATCAATGTTTATTGATATGAGGCAACATTACAAACTTTGAAACTGATAAGCTGATTTCAGAATAAAGgtgagaaattaaaaaaattataagtgttttattacaaaactttATAAGAGAACAATTAAATAGAGATCTAACCTTATGGTAATAAtaaccatttttaaaaatataatgctaGAAAAATGTGGATGCACCTATTAAGAACTTTTTAAGATTGCATTTTACCAGCAATGCCACCAGATATCAACAATAGGCCACATATAAAAACGTTCCCCCCACCTGTGTCCTATTTTCTCCCTGTCCCTGCTGAGGGCATCTTGAGCACCCTGTTTGTCAATGAAGTAAACATACGCCTCGCCCGAGGCCCGCCCCGTGTTGTCCGATAGTAAGTGCACCCCCTCCGGGGCCACTTGGATCCCTGCCCACCCGATAAATACATACTATTGTCTTAGATGTACCAATTGCTTTGTCaagtcaatataaatattactatccGCCAAATTATGAGTGTTATTACTTTGTTCTCCAATCACATAAACtcataaatacaaaacttatacttttatacaacataaaatattataatattaaaaattatttattacaattttattaatgatagtcattttaaaaatccttgtgtgtttaaaaagaagctacagAAGAGTTGTTGAACTAATAAGTTACTGCAACTCTAATGCAAATAAGCATGgtaataattttgttcaaaGAATGCAGATAATgttgcaatatattttttttatttagaggtATACATTTGTTTTGGGTTTAATCTGGTTGTTTATGGTTAAAAAACCATAAAACTAAACTACAACagaaaataacagaaatatttacCGTCAAAAAACTGGATAACTTCATCTTTTGAGCAGCCAAAGGGTAAACCTCTCAGCTTAACAACACCCATGTCATCATTGACAATAGGAAGTGTATCAAATCCATTTTCACTTTGTTTCATAGCATTCAGTGCCCATTCCATATCTTGACGATCAGTGGAAAAAACTAGAAAGGAACAGAATGAAGTgaataatagataatttaaattatatttcaatgaaattaCAAGACTAACTAtgtacaaataacataatggctagatttatattaatataatgcaTCTATTTTAGTAAGGGAGATTTTTGCGACATTTGTGTTTACAATAATGTCAAGTGTACAGAACTTTCAagaccaaattaaatttaacattacctTCTATGTATCTTTTGCccatattttctttatctttctttaaagCTTCCTCAACATCTTGTTGGCTCTCCACTTCAACAAAACACTCACCAGATGGACGGCCAGGTCGTACCTCAGTCAAATGTACACCTATAATTAATGATGGATGGATGAAGTGGCTTATAcagtgattaaaaatatttaaacaacaaGAATGattaaatgtacataatatttaaacgccatataaatgataaataaaaacccaATAGTAATATACCTTCTTTTCCGTTCAACACATTGACATCAGATAAAAAATCCAAAACATCTTCGATTGTAGTGGAGAATGGTAACCCACGCAATTTGATAATATTACCTCCATCGCCGGATCCCAACATGTTTCACtatgaaaagtattaaataaacgaatacgttaaaataaaatcgagtactttaattaaaagatgCGATTATCTTTTAAAGTTCTTAAAAATGCTTATGCTAATGCAactgttttttaattctgAGTTCCACAAACATGAATATTGAATGATGAAATGAAATAGACAGGAAGCcgtaattttagatttatgaCAATGGACATTAAGCATAGAGAATAGTCTCACACGCAATTCAAACTGAATTCTTCTTTCATTCTTCATTCGGTAACCggtttattctttatattattattactagcgacccgccccggcttcgcacgggtgcaatgctgatactaaatacattatagaaaatctgtgaacgttgtatataaaaatgtgggttatccataagagatagacataaaCCATCagggacttttttgtagaccttttcaatgtgtacaatacttagtacattattttgataaaactcgtagggttcagcctgcgtttgcaatgtaagcggaaaaaatgtaattatttacgacatcacattagaaacctcaaaaattacagtacttttccactatttaatggatgttattatacatataaaccttccgcttaaatcactctatctattaaaaaaaaccgcatcaaaatccgttgcgtagtttcaaagatttgagcatacaaagggactaTGGGACAGAGAaggcgactttgttttatactatgtagtgatttcaCGAATGAcagcaaattttatatttttttaccacgGCACTCTATGTATAAGCACGGAGCAATgagatatattttctaatttgaTAAAGTGCCCTAAAatcttgtatattaatttgagCATTTGTATAGAAATGGAGACACTAGAGatacaatatactattttaaaagtcaGTAAATTCGGAATGTATTTAGTATGAAAACTAGGTAATATATATTCacaaaattacaaatgttTGAGACATGTTGTGATGACGAATTGTGACTgcatcattaaaaaattatcttttgatCCAGTTTGTGGCGTGTAGTTAACTACGTAGTTACTCTGCTATATAGTCTATTCACTTATGTATGTGTCACGTATAGTATGAACTCTACTTGAATCAACTTCGAAttggtttttaaattcaaaggtTACCAAGGAAAGCTgacttgtttatgtttttactaaataatacatttttaacctGCGTGTACCTATTGAATTTCCATCGTAATTCTGTTTTGTTATTCTAAAGCGCAGCGTcttttttgatataatatgcatatatattatatatacaattcatggctgtaaaatgtaaaattaagaaaGAAGATTGATGAACGAGAATTTTAACTTAGTTGCCGACtaagtcgataccaactccggggaaataaatacagataacacaacatttttctgcagctgtaatactttttgacatttaacacctttgtcttcagtcaccgtgaccacgcacgctgtaaagcacgcgaaacgtcggtttaaatttaaaattatgtacagaCAATACTATTAGTTGCCGACTGCTTCACGTTACCGCTGCGACGCGGTGATCTgtgattgtaaatatattagtttattggTTTGTACtttgtgattaaatatttttactgtctATGGTAGTCAGCGTAAGTCGTAACctgaattaaactttttacgtttaaaacaataacattcCAAGCTGAAATGCTTTGCGTTTGTTATATTAACTAGTAAATAAGTGAAAGTTGTTGCTTTGATCGTGTTATATTGCTACTATAAATATGACTGTGGACGGCGAAGAAAATCCTAGGGACCGTGTGTTCATGGATATTTCTATCGGAGGACTTCCATCGGGTCGTATTGTGTTTGAGTTGTTCAATGATGTTGCGGCGAAGACGTGCGAAAATTTCCGGGCCCTATGCGCCGGTGACAAAGGAGTTGGAAAAAACACCGGAAAACCATTAACATATAAGGTTAGAATTTAATGATATAACTGTTAGGCCAATATTGTGTTGTAATACAAAGTGTATTGTGTTACTAGACAACATTGccatattattgtaataccCCCATAACTGAAACTCCAGAGAAGTACAAATACTATCCTAAAAATGAAGAAATTGCTTTACCAAAACTTTTGAAACATCACgcatattattagtaatatgataataatttgcattaataatgtaatttatgcaATTTTACTTCATCAGGGTATGGTATTTCACCGTGTGGTGAAGGATTTTATGATCCAAGGAGGAGATTTCAGCAATGCCAATGGAACAGGAGGTGAATCAATTTACGGAGGTACCTTTGAAGGTAATATATTAacacattgtttattttaaaatgctttAGACCTTCTGTAAAGATTAACTTGGGCTGATAAAAAACAGGTTTGGCAATAACTttgatattttagtaataacttTTCAGTCTAAGGCAAGGTGGTTttctcatgatgttttcctccactgttcaagcaaatgttaaGTGCACTTAGGAAACAAGGCCATAAGTGCACAGACGGGAATCAAACCTACGGCTTCAGGGATGTGAGTCACAtgctaggccaacactgctcacatCACTAGtactaactaataaaaataattattttaaaagtaattttaatttgtcacaAAACAACTTACCTTAAATTTATTGCAGTTTGACTTTAGCTCTCCAAAATTGATTACTTAATTTCAGATGAAACATTTGAACTGAAGCATGATAGGCCTTTCCTACTGTCCATGGCAAATCGGGGCAAGGACACAAATGGGTCACAGTTCTTTATGTAAGTTTGGATAGATTGGTGAGAaagatgatttttaatttctcattacattaaaagtaataaattaatatttacagttaACTTACAATCTGTGCGATACTATAGCTATGTAGTTAGTGTTATGTGTTTAATCATGTTCTTGGCTTAGGTCTCAAAAGCACCTAATTGCAGCAGCAGTTAATTAAGTACATGTGACTAAGAAACATCATCAATACAGCAGAAAACAAATGCTTATTGACATTTTGGTAGTTTAGGTGACTTTTTTTTCAGTAATGTAAGTGGAGCCTTCACTTCTTTGCGATTTACTATTTCTCTATGGTAAATCTCTCAGGTAAACAGCTACATAACCTAATATTAGCTGTctgtttgaattttatattaagaacaaatgaattttaaatttcatctatagatgcagttttttttctctttaaatcaaaaagtatttagtGTCTACTCTGACCATGgttctaaaattaatattttgtttaagcaGGCCATATATAACCAGTGTTGGCtttctgtttcttttatttagtgataatttatCGATAGCCATTTGGtttgttttagttaattaattcagttttaacggttattacaaaatatatcagaTTGTTTGTTAAGAAggttctattatatataatagctgCGAGTGGACGCTGCATAGTGTCATGTATGAAATGTACGTTGTGTAAAGGTCGCGCCGCGGCCGGGGTCCCCGCAGCCCGCTATCATTCTTTGTGTTCTGTGTGTTGTAGTACAACACAGCCGGCGCCGCATCTCGACAAGTGAgtattctattaatatatctatgacaatataaatatgattagacctattgcaaaatatatgaaattgtgtaaaaatacTTGTGAATAGTTAATatactgtttaattttatactccCTCTGCTGGCTACCTTCACTAGCCcctgaaatatgattttctcttttaaaattatttaatcacctaaatactattattaaagaaaatcatgtattggtttaattaaagaaaggTTCActgatatatttcttaacttttatgtaaaaattctTCGCTTCGCtattcatataaaactttaattttcaagcttcattttattttgatgCGTCGCCAACTTCCTTAATTAGCCGAACAATCAACAGCCTAGCCCCTTAAATAAacagcggcctgaaagatgttcagccagttcatcaaacagctaggcaaataactttaattacctGGCCTGTtcactgttaatttaaatttagttcaaCTTTCTACGACTCTATAACTCGAAACAAAACTATTCAAAGGCGGCAAACCACAATTTTATGGTGTTTCCATAGTTTAATgacaaataacaaatacaatggaagagtgacaataataatgtgaatttatCTGCGACTCACTCAACAAATTTTTCATCACTTATTTCTGCATCTCTCTATTGTACGAATGACCTAAGCATTAGCtagccagtttattaaatatctttacatACGTtacggctgaatatctttcaggctaGTTAAaagctaggctgttaatttaacgccttatacataataaaataaaaaagcacgACAATGTTCGAAATTAGTCGCGAATTTGGCGGGCTACAATCTGGCCCCCttacagataccggcaaacatctTAAATGTCCTTGCGCAGAAGCGATTTTTAAGTATCATTAAGAAAAGAGTGACGTGTCGATCGCGTGATTGCTGAATCACCTGACGTTTGTGTCCCGCACTGCGATACGATGCGCAAACTTCCCCCCACTCCCTTGTTTAATGGtcaagaagtttgccggtatctgtaaATTCCAGGAAATTAATGCTCATTGACTGGGATACAAGTCCAACTGACATCCAAtgtaatcttatatctttaaacaagcaattcttgtatatatatatatgtatatataattggaatctcggaatcggctccaacgattttcatgaaatttagtatacggggggtttcggaggcgataaatcgatctagctaggaatcatttctagaaaatgtcattttattcgtgtttcattttttgttattctgtcggtaaaatcgaaaaatattattcatatttcatcattttattagtatgtaattcgtacttaaatataatttacaaaataaattacaaggctcggtcatccaggtactggCTATTAAAGAGTGTATTGACTAAAGACGATTCTCCGTTGTTCCAGTGTGCACGTAGTATTCGGCCACGTAGTGAACGGGGCGACGCTAGTGCGGCAGTTGGAAGCGCTTCCAGTGGATCGCAACGCAAGACCTCTTCAGGACATCACCGTTACTAATTGTGGGCAGCTTGTAAAACTAAAGGCTGGTAAGGACTTTTAACACCAACTCAAACAAACTGTTAtcagtttaaattgtatgTCACTTTGTTGGAATTGATAATTAGTTCTTATTCAAGTTCACCCATGATAGGATCAATGGATTTTGAGATATTTTTCCTTGCTTAGTTTGACAGATACTTGAAGATAGTTTAAAGTTAAACCATGTGTATGGAAAATATCTCTCTTTCAATGAATTCAGttcaagtataaatataacttgaaAATGGGGGAAAAtaatgattgattgattgattttatcATACTATAAATTTGTGtattatatgtttgtattCTTATATTGCTATAAGTCTATAATAGTCgttgtttttatgttaaaaattctgtaatacttttgaattaaatttagtaagaTTTTTAATGCCTAATGAATTCACAatcaattaattcaatattttcagaggcctttaaatattctaaatttcaGGTAAAAAACGTAAACAAGATAAAGAAAAAGACAAAGAAAAGGATGAGAGTGAGGCCGAGTCTGAGAAGTCTCACAAGAAggataagaaaaagaaaaaagacaaGAAGAAGAAACGGTAAGACAAAGTCTTACTaccttttattaaaagtattatattccTGCCACAATTCTCTGTGGCGGCACATTGCGATTTAATGGTTGagaaatgataattaaaacaaagaatacattttatatcagTTAATTTTTCCGTAAGCGGTTCATTATAGTATGCGTGTGTACAACTCAAACAATGACGGAAGCTTGCACGCATTTACTATAAACGGTTAGGAGGAATTTTTCTGTTATTGATAAgtaaatctttataattaatataaatttcataatataataacgtaAAAAACTATAATCTAATATCTTATCACTACAAATTATAAGAATTCactattaatgtatgtaacttctatgttaaatttcttttaagaCAAAGCACGCTACATATTTAGATTGTAgcattataacatttttgtaccatattcttgcaaataaattattaatattattaaattttttagacATCAATCTGAGCAGTCTGAAGGTGAGCAAACCTCAGAGCCATCTCATCCGCTGGTCACCACTACCAAAATTGATCCAAAGGAGATCCCGGATGTGCCCACCAATAGGTTCCTCATGAGAGCGACAAGGGATGAGAAGGATAAAGACACCAGGAGGGAAAGAGAGAGGTATTTCATAGATTGTTCTCGAAAAACTTCTTGAGTGagaccaccactatgtggatcGAGCTGCCGAACTGTCTGAATCAATTCCACTTGAGGTCCTTCAAGCTTACCCATTCCTAAAAGGCTGGCATCGCGAgcaacatcagatgagcctgaTTGTTCCCTATTCCCTAAAAAATTAGagctgtcacgggacgcctggcagatgtgaaacatcgacattattttgtaaaagtaatatgcagaaaataatagattgtgataggaactaaatatgtcataatgataaaataaaatattacgatttttttttccagataacgatgactatttgttgaataaacattattttcattaaatatttttaatgtgaaatttactactgcatttagactgtatatcatatagcgtggcgatgcgtcgccacggcatgcgtcgccacggcatgcgtcgccacgccagtaatcggttttacgtgcggcta includes:
- the LOC110992062 gene encoding heterogeneous nuclear ribonucleoprotein F, with the translated sequence MLGSGDGGNIIKLRGLPFSTTIEDVLDFLSDVNVLNGKEGVHLTEVRPGRPSGECFVEVESQQDVEEALKKDKENMGKRYIEVFSTDRQDMEWALNAMKQSENGFDTLPIVNDDMGVVKLRGLPFGCSKDEVIQFFDGIQVAPEGVHLLSDNTGRASGEAYVYFIDKQGAQDALSRDREKIGHRYIEVFLSSPDEVRAYAARIDSGMRSSRGYRPTPYDRNERFGGRFASRGRTAFGRGGSGGYGAARGGLRRSSGLHCVHMRGLPFKASPQDIAYFFKPIRPVNITILYDSSGRPSGEADVEFECHDDAMRAMRRDKNNMEHRYIELFLNSSPSSGGGAFKSNRNFRNY